The Medicago truncatula cultivar Jemalong A17 chromosome 4, MtrunA17r5.0-ANR, whole genome shotgun sequence genome includes a region encoding these proteins:
- the LOC25493791 gene encoding hydroxyproline O-galactosyltransferase GALT5, with protein MKRARTTTKVTSLFSSLCKQRSFQILIIIAVLYVLLFTLEIPFVFNKTAVTRSERHVLEQQQQLQPSTHQKADSILSSLILNDAAFDSKEYQLSVKDGKRVWNELQSAKTQTPIQTAPKPEKRPGSCPRSVSVTGSEFAANGSLMVIPCGLTLGSHITVVGKPLSSEGKNHFFLELQGLKTVEGEDPPRILHFNPRLKGDWSGKPVIELNSCYRMQWGTSLRCDGWKSRADQDTVDGQVKCEKWIGGDDRQAEEFVSKWWLNRFVGRPKKVTVDWPFPFNEDKLFVLTVSAGLEGYHFNVDGRHVVSFPYRTGFTLEDATGLTVHGDIDVHSIFAASLPSTHPNISPQQHLEFSARWRAPPLPKFGVELFIGILSAGNHFAERMAVRKSWMQHSLIKSSEVVARFFVALHPKIEINAELKKEAEYFGDIVIVPYMDKYDLVVLKTVAICEYGVNRVSAAYIMKGDDDTFVRVDAVIDEVRKVPDSMGAYIGNINYHHKPLRYGKWAVTYEEWPEEDYPPYANGPGYILSYDIAHYIVSEFEKHKLRLFKMEDVSMGMWVEQFNSTISVHYSHSLRFCQFGCIEGYYTAHYQSPRQMMCLWDKLQRHTSPQCCNMRR; from the exons ATGAAGAGAGCGAGAACAACAACAAAGGTAACATCTTTGTTCTCCTCTCTTTGTAAGCAACGATcctttcaaattctcatcatcatcGCTGTTCTCTATGTTCTTCTTTTCACTCTTGAAATCCCTTTTGTTTTCAACAAAACCGCCGTAACTCGCTCCGAAAGACACGTTCtcgaacaacaacaacagctaCAACCTAGTACCCATCAAAAAGCTGATTCGATTCTCTCTAGTTTGATTCTAAACGACGCCGCATTCGATTCCAAAGAGTATCAATTATCGGTCAAAGATGGAAAACGCGTTTGGAATGAACTTCAATCTGCAAAAACGCAAACCCCAATTCAAACCGCTCCGAAACCCGAGAAACGACCCGGGTCATGTCCTCGATCGGTCTCGGTTACCGGGTCGGAGTTTGCGGCGAATGGGAGTTTGATGGTGATTCCATGTGGGTTGACGTTAGGGTCGCATATAACGGTGGTTGGAAAACCGTTGAGTTCGGAAGggaaaaatcacttttttttggaGTTGCAGGGTTTGAAAACGGTGGAAGGTGAAGACCCACCAAGGATTTTGCATTTCAATCCAAGGTTGAAAGGGGATTGGAGTGGGAAGCCTGTTATTGAGCTTAACTCTTGTTATAGGATGCAGTGGGGTACTTCTTTGAGATGTGATGGTTGGAAATCAAGGGCTGATCAAGACACTG TCGATGGGCAGGTGAAGTGCGAGAAGTGGATTGGGGGAGATGATAGGCAAGCAGAGGAGTTTGTATCAAAATGGTGGTTGAATAGATTCGTAGGTCGGCCGAAAAAAGTAACAGTTGATTGGCCATTCCCATTTAATGAGGACAAGCTATTTGTTCTTACTGTTAGTGCTGGATTGGAGGGCTATCATTTTAATGTTGATGGGAGGCATGTGGTCTCGTTTCCTTATCGCACT GGCTTTACTCTTGAGGATGCTACTGGACTCACTGTACATGGAGATATTGATGTCCATTCTATATTTGCTGCCTCCTTGCCTTCAACGCATCCTAATATTTCTCCACAACAGCATCTTGAATTTTCAGCCAGATGGCGTGCCCCACCACTACCTAAGTTTGGTGTGGAATTGTTCATCGGCATCCTATCAGCTGGAAACCATTTCGCTGAGCGGATGGCTGTAAGAAAGTCGTGGATGCAGCATAGCCTTATCAAATCTTCAGAAGTGGTGGCTCGTTTCTTTGTAGCACTG CACCCGAAAATAGAAATTAATGCAGAGTTGAAGAAGGAAGCAGAATATTTTGGAGATATTGTTATAGTGCCTTACATGGATAAGTATGACCTTGTTGTGTTGAAAACAGTGGCTATATGTGAATATGGG GTTAATAGAGTATCTGCGGCATACATCATGAAAGGTGATGATGACACATTTGTTAGAGTGGATGCTGTTATAGACGAAGTAAGGAAGGTTCCAGATTCTATGGGTGCTTATATTGGGAATATAAATTATCACCACAAACCTTTGCGCTATGGTAAATGGGCTGTGACATACGAG GAGTGGCCAGAAGAGGATTACCCACCATATGCTAATGGACCGGGGTATATTCTGTCTTATGATATCGCACACTACATTGTTTCTGAATTTGAGAAGCATAAATTACGG TTGTTTAAAATGGAAGATGTGAGTATGGGAATGTGGGTAGAGCAATTTAACAGCACGATATCGGTACACTATTCTCATAGCTTAAGATTCTGCCAGTTTGGATGTATAGAAGGCTATTACACAGCTCATTACCAATCTCCAAGGCAGATGATGTGCCTTTGGGATAAATTGCAGCGGCATACAAGTCCTCAATGCTGCAACATGAGGAGATAA
- the LOC25493792 gene encoding AAA-ATPase ASD, mitochondrial, with product MFSYKMTEMWTTMGSTLASFMFIWAIIRQYCPYQLLRFFEKYSHRIMDYFYPYIRISFHEFLGDRLKRSDAYGAVEAYLSANTSKSAKRLKAEIGKDSTNLVLTMDEYERVTDDYKGVKVYWVCSKVMSQSRSMPYYQEQEKRFYKLTFHKKYRDTITGSYLDHVMKEGKEIRLRNRQRKLYTNSPGYKWPSYKQTMWSHIVFEHPATFETMAMEPQKKKEIIEDLVTFSKSKDFYARIGKAWKRGYLLFGPPGTGKSTMIAAMANLLGYDVYDLELTAVKDNTELRKLLIETTSKSIIVIEDIDCSLDLTGQRKKKGESKFFSDDENENKANFDAVRKEVKEEGSGSGSGGGNSKVTLSGLLNFIDGIWSACGGERLIVFTTNYVEKLDPALIRRGRMDKHIELSYCSFNGFKVLANNYLRVENHALFESIERLIGEVKITPADVAENLMPKSPMDDADKCLSNLIEALSDKKAEEVKKSSGLINEQDEEVEHFSPIKENGEVVGDEKEDDQAMKQIQR from the coding sequence aTGTTTTCCTACAAAATGACTGAAATGTGGACAACAATGGGATCAACCTTAGCAAGTTTCATGTTCATTTGGGCTATCATAAGACAatattgtccataccaacttcTACGTTTCTTTGAAAAATACAGTCACAGAATCATGGACTACTTCTATCCTTACATAAGAATTTCATTCCATGAATTCTTAGGTGACAGACTCAAAAGAAGTGATGCTTATGGAGCTGTTGAAGCTTATCTCAGTGCTAACACTTCAAAGAGTGCAAAGAGACTCAAAGCCGAGATTGGAAAAGATAGCACCAACTTGGTTTTAACCATGGATGAATATGAAAGAGTAACTGATGATTATAAAGGTGTCAAGGTTTATTGGGTTTGTAGCAAAGTTATGTCACAATCAAGATCCATGCCTTATTATCAAGAACAAGAGAAGAGATTCTACAAACTCACTTTTCATAAAAAGTATAGAGATACAATAACTGGTTCATATTTGGATCATGTGATGAAAGAAGGGAAAGAGATTCGTTTGAGGAACAGACAGAGGAAATTGTATACAAACAGTCCTGGTTACAAATGGCCTAGCTATAAGCAAACTATGTGGAGTCACATTGTTTTTGAACATCCTGCAACTTTTGAAACAATGGCTATGGAACctcagaagaagaaagagattaTTGAAGATTTGGTTACTTTTAGTAAAAGTAAGGATTTTTATGCTAGGATTGGTAAAGCTTGGAAAAGGGGTTATTTACTTTTTGGTCCTCCAGGTACTGGTAAATCAACAATGATTGCTGCTATGGCTAATTTGTTGggttatgatgtttatgatttaGAGTTAACAGCAGTGAAGGATAATACTGAGTTGAGGAAGCTTTTGATTGAGACTACAAGTAAGTCAATTATTGTTATTGAAGACATTGATTGTTCACTTGATCTTACAGGtcaaaggaagaaaaaaggTGAAAGTAAGTTTTTTTCTGATGATGAGAATGAAAATAAGGCTAATTTTGATGCTGTGAGGAAGGAGGTGAAGGAAGAAGGAAGTGGTAGTGGTAGTGGGGGTGGGAATAGCAAAGTGACACTTTCAGGGCTATTGAATTTCATTGATGGTATATGGTCAGCTTGTGGAGGTGAAAGGTTAATTGTTTTCACAACAAATTATGTGGAGAAGCTTGATCCTGCACTTATAAGGAGGGGTAGAATGGACAAACATATTGAACTTTCTTATTGTAGTTTTAATGGTTTTAAAGTGCTTGCTAATAATTACTTAAGGGTTGAGAATCATGCATTGTTTGAGAGTATTGAGAGGCTAATTGGTGAAGTGAAGATTACACCTGCTGATGTTGCTGAGAATCTTATGCCTAAGTCTCCAATGGATGATGCTGATAAGTGTCTTTCAAATTTGATTGAAGCTCTTTCTGATAAAAAAGCTGAGGAGGTAAAAAAGAGTAGTGGTTTAATTAATGAACAAGATGAGGAAGTGGAACATTTTAGTCCTATTAAGGAAAATGGTGAGGTTGTTGGTGATgagaaagaagatgatcaaGCAATGAAGCAAATTCAGAGGTAG
- the LOC25493794 gene encoding DDT domain-containing protein DDR4 — translation MSHGSPSPLPADRSPPSPEPDSQNPTTTAADAVPKEETATAPPPPTTRSNRPSRACTIRAAQRLYSSPPVIERKPKKEQRRQREREREREDSPESSPSPPSQCSKIVTPLVEPPSESQLPRWKLRSMWELASVLNFLNLFRPLLNISLEFSAEEFETALLNPNDTLFYIHMPLLKAIPPITRVALTRDTWITVLCRKLRDWWHWVAEGDLPIVASQGAEIEVYKSLDPAVRVIILKALCDIRVEQEDIRNFIDNSVKHGVQLSTFRKERIGGDSNGISYWYEDDPVIGHRLYREIRKTEVIQPRKGRARGSQVLSNTSYQWEAVATNFDEFQDVSEKLFSSKNRTETSVGKKLKIDMLPEIEKVHKKKERLLKKQHREALLLDNYLVTDGLSAGRALRDRKHVTYTFDDYDRSINEAIKVTKRKQTSPEPMPRREPVAKPDAQTNGNHGPSHAAQHQNFGISSTESPGSDSDSDSDEYDNTDNLDRSGRRRTKPKRYSENEFVEEVSDYEPEFDSDDDIVGEAVYDEEYLKKRKQRRKHSSSSEGDEEDEWDDDNIEDEEEEEDDEEDSGSISEDSDKPRKVKRLPGRTRRETKRRSVGEIQSSPRRSRRATRNRIDYRQYEMSDSETEFTKLKKSNASANHSDPSENEIENDNENENENDNENENGEYVMESEDSDSIEDGDHEMKVDEPVGAPDTKVEENEQNQPPEKSSSPPGQDEVEGTGKRRFLDLNELAPSPGFDDGPNTIMKDEDNDY, via the exons ATGTCTCACGGATCTCCTTCTCCGCTTCCCGCCGACCGATCACCACCTTCGCCGGAACCCGATTCCCAAAATCCCACCACCACCGCCGCCGACGCGGTTCCCAAGGAGGAAACAGCCACCGCTCCACCACCTCCGACCACGAGAAGCAACCGTCCTTCCCGCGCGTGCACGATTCGCGCCGCTCAACGTCTCTATTCCTCTCCGCCGGTAATTGAACGGAAACCGAAAAAGGAACAACGGCGGCAGCgtgagagggagagggagagggaggaTTCTCCGGAGTCTTCACCTTCTCCGCCGTCGCAATGCAGTAAGATCGTTACCCCGTTGGTTGAACCGCCGTCTGAGTCGCAGTTGCCGCGGTGGAAACTCCGGTCGATGTGGGAGTTAGCTTCCGTACTCAATTTCTTGAAT CTATTTAGGCCCCTGCTGAATATCTCGCTTGAATTTTCTGCTGAAGAGTTTGAGACTGCTCTTCTTAACCCCAATGACACTTTGTTTTACATTCACATGCCTTTGTTAAAG GCAATCCCTCCTATTACACGAGTGGCACTCACACGTGATACTTGGATAACCGTATTATGCAGAAAATTGAGAGATTGGTGGCATTGG GTTGCCGAGGGGGATCTTCCGATTGTTGCTTCACAAGG GGCGGAGATTGAAGTATATAAATCACTTGATCCAGCCGTCCGTGTTATCATCTTAAAAGCATTATGCGACATTCGTGTTGAG CAAGAAGATATCAGAAATTTTATTGACAACTCAGTCAAACATGGTGTTCAACTTTCAACATTCCGTAAAGAGCGTATTGGAGGTGATTCAAATGGCATTTCTTATTG GTATGAAGATGACCCCGTGATTGGTCATAGGTTATATCGAGAAATAAGAAAAACTGAAGTGATTCAACCAAGGAAAGGGAGAGCAAGAGGTTCCCAGGTTCTCTCTAATACGTCATACCAGTGGGAAGCAGTTGCTAccaattttgatgaatttcaagatGTTTCT GAGAAACTTTTCTCTAGTAAAAACAGAACAGAGACTTCTGTTGGGAAAAAGCTGAAGATAGACATGCTTCCGGAAATTGAGAAAGTTCACAAG aaaaaagagagattgcTGAAAAAGCAACACAGAGAAGCTCTTCTTCTTGATAATTACTTGGTTACTGATGGGCTTTCTGCTGGGCGTGCACTTCGTGACAGGAAACATGTAACTTACACTTTCG ATGATTATGATCGATCCATCAATGAGGCAATCAAAGTAACCAA GCGGAAACAGACATCTCCAGAACCTATGCCCAGGAGAGAACCAGTAGCAAAACCTGACGCTCAAACTAATGGTAACCATGGTCCTTCACACGCAGCACAACATCAGAATTTTGGTATCTCATCTACAGAATCACCCGGCTCTGACTCTGACTCTGACTCTGATGAATATGATAATACTGACAATTTGGACCGAAG CGGTCGTCGAAGAACGAAACCTAAGCGGTATTCAGAGAACGAGTTTGTTGAAGAAGTATCGGATTATGAGCCAGAGTTTGACAGCGATGATGATATTGTTGGAGAAGCTGTATATGATGAAGAGTATCTCAAGAAACGCAAGCAAAGAAGGAAGCATTCTAGTAGCTCtgaaggagatgaagaagatgaatggGATGATGATAAtatagaagatgaagaagaagaggaagatgatgagGAAGACTCGGGAAGCATCAGCGAGGATAGTGACAAACCCCGCAAAGTCAAACGATTGCCTGGCCGAACTAGAAGGGAAACTAAACGCAGGTCTGTGGGTGAGATTCAATCAAGTCCAAGACGCAGTAGGAGGGCTACTAGAAATCGTATAGATTACCGACAATATGAGATGTCGGATTCAGAAACCGAGTTCACCAAACTCAAGAAGTCTAATGCATCAGCTAATCACTCAGATCCCAGCGAGAATGAGATTGAGAATGATAATGAGAATGAGAACGAGAATGATAATGAGAATGAGAATGGGGAATATGTGATGGAAAGTGAAGATTCTGATAGCATTGAAGACGGAGATCATGAAATGAAAGTAGATGAGCCTGTTGGTGCCCCTGACACTAAAGTTGAAGAGAATGAACAAAACCAGCCTCCTGAAAAATCAAGTAGTCCTCCTGGTCAAGATGAAGTTGAGGGCACAGGAAAGAGACGTTTCCTTGATTTGAATGAGCTTGCCCCTAGCCCTGGTTTTGATGATGGTCCAAATACAATTATGAAAGATGAAGACAATGACTACTGA
- the LOC25493795 gene encoding LOW QUALITY PROTEIN: HIPL1 protein (The sequence of the model RefSeq protein was modified relative to this genomic sequence to represent the inferred CDS: inserted 2 bases in 1 codon) has protein sequence MKTVLSTGFLLCCSLLFLLLDSSTSLPLCVDSKAPFTLNTTLKFCPYNNGSTCCNSIQDGQIQKQFQQMNVSDTACASLLKSILCARCDPFSGQLFTVQSTPRSVPVLCNSAIPANSSQSKALVHDFCSEVWDTCQTASIVNSPFSPSLQGQGGGLPANTNATKLNELWQSKNDFCKAFGGASIKLRLLYXPPHGLCLEKIGNGSYLNMVAHPDGSNRAFFSSQMGKVWLATIPEEGSGGQLELDESSPFVDLTDQVYFDTQFGMMGMSFHPNFANNGRFFASFNCNKDKWSGCNGICSCNSNVNCDPSKIGTSNGAQPCQYQTVIAEYTANGTGSQPSSAKSAKPTEVRRIFTMGLPFTSQHGGQILFGPNDGYLYFMMGDGGGTGDPYNFSQNKKSLLGKVMRLDVDNIPSASEVSKLGLWGSYSIPKDNPFSEDKDLEPEIWALGLRNPWRCSFDSEKPSYFFCGDVGQDLYEEVDLITKGGNYGWRVYEGLYPFTTTESPGGNTSLKSINPIPPIAGYNHSQINKNEGSASITGGYVYRSMTDPCMFGRYLYADLYAGALWAATEDPSNSGNFTTSKIPFSCAHDSPIPCDSAPSSSLPALGYIFSFGQDNNKDVYILASSGVYRVVRPSRCSYTCSQEKASTTTTPPSPSPSHASHLSSFYGYMFLQLSSLLLVLMCFM, from the exons ATGAAGACTGTTCTTTCCACAGGTTTCTTGTTATGTTGCTCCCTTCTGTTCCTACTTTTGGATTCTTCAACTTCACTTCCTCTATGTGTTGACTCAA AGGCACCCTTTACCTTGAATACCACACTCAAATTTTGTCCTTACAACAATGGAAGTACTTGCTGCAACTCCATACAAGATGGACAAATTCAGAAGCAATTCCAACAGATGAATGTGTCTGATACTGCCTGTGCCTCACTTTTGAAATCAATACTTTGTGCG AGGTGTGACCCTTTTTCAGGCCAGCTGTTTACGGTTCAATCCACGCCGAGATCAGTTCCTGTGCTTTGCAATTCTGCCATTCCGGCAAATTCTTCTCAATCAAAGGCATTAGTGCATGATTTCTGCTCTGAAGTATGGGATACATGTCAAACTGCGTCAATAGTAAACTCACCATTTTCCCCTTCCTTACAAGGTCAAGGAGGTGGATTACCAGCTAATACCAATGCAACCAAACTGAATGAACTGTGGCAATCGAAAAACGATTTTTGTAAAGCATTTGGTGGAGCTTCCATTAAATTGAGACTATTATA CCCTCCCCATGGTTTATGCCTTGAGAAAATTGGGAATGGATCTTATCTCAATATGGTTGCTCATCCTGATGGCTCAAACCGCGCGTTCTTCTCGAGTCAAATGGGGAAAGTTTGGTTGGCAACTATTCCCGAAGAAGGATCAGGAGGACAATTGGAGCTTGATGAATCAAGTCCCTTTGTTGATCTAACTGATCAAGtttattttgatactcaatttGGAATGATGGGAATGTCGTTTCATCCAAATTTCGCAAACAACGGCCGATTCTTCGCTTCTTTTAACTGTAATAAAGATAAATGGTCTGGATGCAATGGAATATGTTCTTGTAATTCAAATGTTAATTGTGATCCATCAAAGATAGGTACCAGTAACGGCGCTCAACCGTGTCAGTATCAAACTGTTATTGCAGAATATACTGCTAATGGCACCGGGTCTCAGCCATCCTCG GCTAAAAGTGCTAAACCAACAGAGGTAAGAAGGATATTTACCATGGGACTCCCATTTACATCTCAACACGGTGGTCAGATACTCTTTGGACCTAATGATGGGTATTTATACTTCATGATGGGAGATGGAGGAGGTACAGGTGATCCATACAATTTTTCCCAAAACAAGAAATCACTACTTGGAAAGGTTATGAGGCTTGATGTAGACAACATTCCAA GTGCATCAGAAGTTAGTAAACTTGGACTTTGGGGTAGCTACTCCATTCCTAAGGATAATCCATTCAGTGAAGATAAAGATCTGGAGCCTGAAATATGGGCCTTAGGGTTAAGAAATCCTTGGCGATGCAGTTTTGATTCAGAAAAACCTTCCTACTTTTTTTGTGGAGATGTTGGACAG GATCTTTATGAAGAGGTGGATCTCATCACAAAAGGTGGAAACTACGGCTGGCGTGTATATGAGGGACTCTATCCATTCACTACAACAGAGTCACCTGGAGGAAATACATCCCTTAAATCCATAAATCCAATTCCCCCCATAGCAGGATACAACCATTCCCAAATAAACAAGAATGAAGGATCAGCATCGATTACCGGGGGATATGTTTATCGATCCATGACTGATCCTTGCATGTTTGGAAG GTACCTGTATGCTGATCTTTATGCGGGTGCACTTTGGGCTGCCACCGAAGATCCTTCAAATAGTGGAAATTTCACGACTAGCAAAATCCCTTTCAGTTGTGCACACGATTCTCCTATACCATGTGACTCAGCACCCAGTAGCTCCCTTCCAGCTCTTGGATACATCTTTTCATTTGGGCAGGACAACAACAAAGATGTTTATATTCTTGCAAGTTCTGGTGTTTACCGAGTTGTTCGTCCAAGTCGCTGCAGTTACACTTGCTCACAGGAAAAGGCATCAACAACTACTACTcctccttctccttctccttctcaTGCAAGCCATTTGAGTAGCTTCTATGGATATATGTTTCTGCAGCTTTCATCTTTATTGTTGGTTTTGATGTGTTTTATGTAG